The genomic window GCGTTTTGTAACTTTATAAAGTGCCTCTTGTAATACAACATCGACTTGCTTTTGAAGTTTACTCTTATCTTGAAATACATCAAATGTTAAATTAGGAATTGTTTGCTGGATTTTTTTAGATGCTTTCAAGCCTTCTATAATAGCATCAAAATATTCACCTGAATTTAAAAGAGCTTTGCTTGATACACTAATAGCTTTAATTTCATTCCAACGTGCATTCTGCGATTGCCACCAAGCTACTCCAGCCAGTATCAATGTGAATACTAAACCACCACTAAGTCCTAACATAATCAGTTTTTGTCTGTGATTATGTTGACGTTGTTCCTGTTGTTGACGTGTAATACTAGCATTAATAAAATCTTGCTCTAGTTGTGTTAATTGTTCTCTTTTTTGTTGATACCAATATGATGCTATAGCTAGCCGCGTTCCTGTTAATAATATATCAGTGTTAGGATTATTTTTTTCCCATTCACGCACTTCTGGCTTGATCATTTCTTGCCAAATGCGAAACTCCCGGTTAATTTCTATCCAGTCCCGTAAGGTTGTCCATTCACGAATTAATGCTTCATGAACAATTTCTACTGTTTCTATTTGCTCAATTTCATCCCATTCCGTAACTACTAAACGTTTATCGGCTAAATGTTTCACTAAACTCCAGTTTTCTGGTTTCACATCGTGACGAGTCGCCACACGCTTAGTATCTTCTGTTCCTTCCCCTGGACGCACTAATTGAATAAATACTTTTTCTGCTTGTTGTTTTTCTTGTACAGATAGGGAATTAAAGACTTGATCTGCGTGTTTTGCTAAAGCTTCTTCTAAACCGCCAATTTCTGCATAAGCTTGATGTGTTAAATACCAATTCTTCTGTTTTAACCAAAGCTGTGTAAGTGCAAATTCCAACAAGGGTAAACGACCAGGATGATTACCTACATCATTAATTAGGTTACTTGTTAGCCCCTCTTCTAGTTCCACCTTCATTTTTAAAGCAGGTTTTTCAATTACATCTTGTAATTCCTCCTTTTCCATTGGAGTTAATAACAAAGGGGTGTATTGTTGCAAAACTTTAGCCATCGGGGGATAATCGAGTGCAATTCCCAAAAAATCCGCTCGCATTGTCAAGACTAAAGTAAACTGGGAAGCATAATTGACTGCTAAAAGTAGTGCATTAAGAAAGCTGTAGGATTCGGCTGTCTCGGTAAGAGTATAAATTTCTTCAAACTGGTCTGCAACTAACACAAAATGCTTATTTTTTGTAGAAACAATAATGTTTTCAATAAATTGGTATAATAGATTTTCATCGTGCCGCAAGTTGATACCTAATTCTAGTTCTGCTAATCTATTGGCAATATTTGTTGATATATCTGTTAGGTTTTGTTCCTGAGAATGAAGATATTTGCTTAGGGCGATCGCTAAAGCATCAAATGGATATTTCCCTGGGCGAAAACTGACTATTTCTACATTACCATTTGCTTGTAAATGGGGAAGCAAGCCAGCAAAAACCACAGAAGATTTTCCACTTCCAGAAGCACCCATTACAGGTACTATTGGTTGATTATTTACCGCTTCTACTAATTGAGTAATAAACTTTTCTCTACCAAAAAAGAAATCTGCATTTTCCTGACGAAACGCAGATAAACCTTGATAAGGACACTCAGGAAGTTCGCCAGTCAGCCCTCCTAAATTTTCCCAAGTGGGTGGGGGAGTAATTGTATTTTGACAGATAATTGGTAACCAGCTTACCCCCGGTAGTCGCTTCTCAATATCTTTGTCGTCTGCAAGTTCTTTGAGTTTATCTCTTGCTTGTCTAACTGAATTAAATAACGATTCACCTTGGGAAAACGAACTTAAAAAATATTGGAGAAATTTTTGTGCTGACTTATCAGGTACAGCTTCCCGCCAAACAATAATATAGGGCAAATTTAAATCTGCTAATTGTCTTGCTAAACCTAAACCATCACAAGAGTTAAAAATTGCTAATTTTAACCCTTTACTAATTGCCGATCGCAGAGTTTTTTTAATTTCTTCCAAGCTTAAACTATCATCGGCATTAATATTAATTACACCAGTTTGACCATCACTTTTAGTTGCACTATGACCTGCGAAAAATAAAATATCGTAAGCTTCTTCCCACAAGGCATTAAAATCAGAACGATTTGGTTCTTTAAGAACTATCAGTTCTGCTGCTCGTTTATGCAGATGTTGCAGTAGTTTTTGATCTACAATAGTATCAATATTCCTACTATCACCAAAAATACTGATAATTCTTGCTCTTCTAATTTTACCATCATTCAATGATTGTTCTGATATTCTAGTAGTGGGAGAGTAAGTGTTAAAACAAACAGCAGCTTCACAGGCAGAATTTCCTGATAATAAATCCCACTCCTGCCAAGGTAGTCGATGCAAAATATCTTTGGTTGCCAAACAAGTAATTTTCTCTGTGTGGATAACTAGACTAATCTCTAAATTTGGGTGAGAGGGTAGTATCTGGATTAATTTTGAATGTAGCGGGGAAAGCCATTCATGTAATCTATGCCGTAAAGACTCTGCATAGTTAAGACAATCTGTTTTGGATATATGAGTTACTTGGTTACTTTTGAAACTACCCCTATAGCCGTTAAGTATTGAGTAGTATTGTTGTTTCCAACGTTGATACAGAAGAGGAATTTCTTGATCTGGGGGTAGATAGACTTCTAATTCTGTGGTTTGGCCTTGTGCATTTGCTAGTGTCACTTCAAGCTGATTTTTACCAAATCCGCCCTCAAAGTCCCCTTCGCCAAACTCTAATTTGACCCATATTTCCATATGAAACCTTAAGTGATTTAACTGATGATATTAGGTGTGCTAATTTTTATATTAGCTGTTTTTAGTTATTTATACTTAAGGAATTAGCAAGAATTTATATTATTTGGCAATATTTTTAGACTGTCTATCCACCTGAAAAAATAGCTAGCATGATACGACATAACCATCAAAATGGCTATTAATGTAGTAATTTTTAAGCGGTTTTAACGAATATATACGGCAATGTTTATAAACATTCATAATCTAAACTTATCAGAGTGATAATATATAAGTAAGCTAAATTGTTGCTAGTGAACCAATACCTCAGCAAAAAGCGATTAAAGGGTTATCGCAGACATTCCTACCTTAATACTGGTCTAGCGAAGAAATGTAATGGACAGTAAGATAGCCAGGATTGACGCAAGAGTCACAATTGGTGGTTGGTGCGTGACGCTATAAGTCTCATGACTACGTTCAAATATTCTCGCTGCGTCACGCACCCTACAGAAAAAATATGCCAGTTGCGTAAGTCCTAATAGCTTCAATTGGATGGAAACTGTGTAAATCTATCTCTCAAAGTAACCAGAATTATTAAGGTATTAAATAGTTACGAAACTGCATAAAAGGTATGTCTAATTACCTAAAGCTTTTTCAGACAGCAGCAAATTTAATAACTCACAATTCCATTGGAATTGGGGTTAAGTATGCAGTCTATGCAAAAGCAGTTTGGGACAATTGCAGCAGTTTAGAAATAATTCCCGTCCTTGCAAACATAAGGAGCAGTAATTATGAGAGCCAAACAAATTATGACTCAAGATGTAGCTACTATTCGCGGTTCAGCAACTGTAGCAGAAGCAGTCAGACTATTGAGGCTCAAAGGACTGCGAGCGTTAATCGTAGAACCTCGTCATAGTGCTGATGCTTACGGTATTGTAACCGTTGCTGATATTGCAGGTAAGGTTGTGGCTTATGGTAAAGACCCTGAAAAAATTCATGTCTACGAAATCATGAGTAAACCCTGCATCGTTGTTGATCCTGACCTCGATGTAGAATATGTAGCACGATTATTCTCAACCACAAATATATGGTGTGCGCCTGTAATTCAAGGTGAATTAATGGGCGTGATTTCTGTTACTGATATTGTGAGCAAGGATGACTTTATGGCTAAACCCAAACTAGTATTCTTGCGTAAAGAACTGCACAAAGCTGTTTCTGATGCACGGGCGATTTCTGCTAACTATGGGTCAGACTCTAAACGAGCTATTGAAGCTTGGGATTTCGTAGACGAAATTGAAGCAGAAGCACGTTATTATGGCTTACCAAAATCCGAGAAATCCACTAGAGAGATATTTGCTGAAAAACCACAGCTAGTTAGCATCTAGCGTTAGAAGTCAAAAGTAAAAAGGTAAAGATAAAAAAAGTTTTACTGCCTTTTTACTTTTTAGAGTCTGAGTTTACAACTCTAACTTTCAGAATTCTATAGCATTGTGTTTAGAAATGGTGGGCATTGCTCACCATTACCTTTATTAGACCTTTTGCAAAAGTCTGAAAATGAGATGTGTCATTTTGAATGAAATGTAGAATCTTTGAGATGTTTCGCTTCGCTCAACATGACAGCTTATAGCGTTTCTTAATCACATGAGGTATATCATAGCCCCCTCCTTGCGGCGGAGAGAAGTCTGAGCGGCGGTTTCCGCCGAACAGAACTTCGGGGGAGGGGGTTGGGGGTGGGGTTCTTGTACCTCACTAGAACGATAACCGCTATAAGCATTTATGCAAGAGGTCTATTGTGCAAATTGTTTCTAAATACAACAACCAATGATGAATCAAATCAGTAACCCCAATTTTAGTACAGCAACTCAACAATGGTTGATAGCGAACGGTTACAGCATTCAAGACTTAAATCAGCCTGGGGAAAATGGCGATACAGCTTTGATGAAGGCTACAAGGGAAGGAGTTTACACAGTCGTGAAAGAATTAATTGATGCGGGTGCGGAGATTAATGCCAAAAATAATGATAGTAATAATGCTTTATGGTTTGCTTGTTTTGGCAATCACTACGATTTAATTAATTTGCTCCTAGCTGCCAAAATTGATATCAATAATCAAAATGATAATGGTGCAACTGTTTTAATGTATGCCGCTTCATCTGGTAAAGCAGAAGTTGTGAAATTACTTTTACAATACCATCCTAACTTAGATTTAAAGAATTTGGATGACTATAGAGCCATAGATTTTGCTAGCACAACAGAAGTTTTAAGGATATTGAAAAATGCGTCAAGATAATAGTTCTGGTAAAGCTTACCATGAGGCTACCAAGCATTCTTACTTATCGGTGCAGCTTGATCCAAATTATATTGATGCTTCAACTCAACCAATTGCATTTAAAGTTTATCCAAAGTTTTATAGAAGAGTGAAATTAAATCTCAATAATAAAATTCACTCTTTTATTTGGTTAACTAGTGCAGTTACTTTAGAGAAGGTATATAACAATGTTCCCTACAAACTGCGGGTAAATCCATCAGCTGGCGCACTGTATCCTACGGAGGTGTACGTACAGATTCGAGGTGTGTCGGATATAGTAGATGGTATCTATCATGTAGAAGTTGAGAATAATTGTCTAACACTCATCTATGAATTAATTGATGATGGGTTAGAGAGTTATATTATACCGAACAAAAGTATAAGCGGATTCATTTTTTTCATTAGTTCTGTTTATTATAGGTCTAGTTGGAAATATAAAAACAGGAGCATAAGATATTGCCTGTTAGATAGCGGACACCATTTAGGTGCTATTGCAGCTTCAGCTTATCTTCATGAACGTGATATCCAGCTAATTTTTGACTTTGATAAACTTGCTCTCAATACAGCTTTAGGGTTTGAGAATAAAGAGTTTATTACGGCTTGTGTGGTATCTGGTGAAGCACAAGATCAGAAAGTTAGACAACTCAGACTGAAAGTTCCTTTTGTTTGTGGTACAGATTATTTTGAAGCTAATCAATTTATTGAAGATAGCTATCAAACAACAGCTTGTCAAACAAGTCATCAACAACAACTTAAGCAGCCTCAATTTGATTTTGAACCAGACAAATTTTATGAAACTGTCTGGAATAGACGTTCAATTAGACGTTTCCGGAAAGAGTCTATTTTGCAAGAACAATATTTATATGTCTTGCAAAAAATAGAGCAGTCAATCCCCACAGAAAACTTTGAGGAAGTAGAAATTTACTCTGTGGTGCATCGTGTTGAGGGAATGTTACCAGGGTTATATAAAGGCGCGAATTTGATTAAAGCAGGTAACTTCAGCGAACAGACTGGTTACTTGTGTATTAATCAAGCAATAGCGAAAGATTGTGGTGTGATTTTCTTTTTTGTATGTGAATATACCAGCTATCAAACAGCTATGCAGATAGCGGGGTTTCTGGGACAAAGAATTTATCTGGTGAGTAATTATATAGGCATTCAATGTAGTGGCATTGGTGCTTTTTATGATAATGAAACTCAGGAATTCTTAGAAACAGATAAAGATGTGCTTTATGCAATGGCAATTGGAATTTAAGTAGGGATGTAAACAGAAATGAGCGGGCAGAGGTATCATTTTAACGGTGATGACTATCATCCTATGCAGCAATCATCGGCTGATATTATATTGAGACAGCAACTAGAGTATTCGATTAGTAGATACTTTTACGAAGCGTGCGATCGCACTCTACAAAATCTGCTATCTAATTGTCGATGGTATGTGACAACCCAAGCCAACGCCATGACGTTGGTGATTGAATGTCCCGATCAAGTTACCAACTGGCGGGTTTTACAAAAACTTGTCCCAATGGGGAAATTGCTCAACCAAATAGTTAGCAGTGCTAAAATTCGGGTTTGTCCCCCAGAAAGTGAAGGTGTACCGTTTGAAATGAGGGTAGATGAACTCTCTGTTTATCGGGATATGGCCTAAGTGGGAGACAAGGGAGACGAGATTTTTCCCCGTCCCCAGTCCCCAGTCCCTAACTACGAATTATTGTAATTATTTTCTCAAATACCAAATCAGCCGAATTTTGCACCATAGGACTTAAATCAAGTCCAAAATCAAGATTTGCTGCTTCAATTAAATAAACAGTCACCTCTTGGGGAAAATCATCTTGAAAGATTTTCCTACCGATGGCTAAAGCATGATCCCAACGAAAATCATGCAAATTATAACTAGGTTCTGGTAAGGCTGCCAATTCCTCACCAGGAACTTGAAACACTGCGCCAGGTTCAGCACCAGTTGAACTTGCATCAATAATGACTAATTTTTTACTCCCTCTAGCTTGAAACATTACCTCCATTCCGGCTGTTCCACAGTCATATACCTGCACATCAGGATGGGGATTTTCAGCTAGATATTTTTGTAGGCGTTGAGCAATAATTACGCCTATACCGTCGTCACGGCGATTCAGATTTCCACAACCAATAATAGTGAGCATTTTGTATCCTATTATTCTAGTAGTCCATCAAATTTGAATTGAGGGATAAGCTTTTTTTGTAGTAAGGACTTTAGTCCTTAGAAAAATCAGGACTAAAGTCCTTACTACGAACCGTCAAAACTAACTTGATAGACCACTAGACTGTAGAGATGTTGTATGCAACGTCTCTACGTCATTGATTTGGTGCAACTTCATAGAGAATTGGTATTAATATACAATTTTTCTATCTACAGAGGGATTTATTTATTTATCATGTATCTGATGCACATGATGTAATCACATTTAGCTAGAGTGAAATTAGAAATATTAAAAATTTCATTAAGAAACATACTACATTCTCAATTGCGATCGGCTGCATATAATGAACTCTAGGCAATCTTCTGAAAATTTTCCATCTGATTCCTCTGACGAGCCACAGGAGAACCAAAATGAACTGTTTCCAATAGTTAGCATGGGTGCATCTGCGGGAGGATTACAAGCATTCACAGAATTACTCAGCCATTTGCCCACAGATACGGGTATGGGATTTGTGCTAATTCAGCATTTAAGTCCCCATCAAAAAAGTATGTTGACAGAGATTCTGGGTAGGACAACCCAAATGCCTGTAGTAGAGGCACAGGATGGGATGTGTGTAGAACCAAATCATGTCTACGTGATTCCACCCAACGCCGTGATGACAATTTCGCAAGGAGTATTAAAACTGTCACCGCGAGACAAAATCCAGGGGTTGCCTACGACAGTGGATACTTTCTTTTGTTCCCTAGCAGAAGATTACGGAAACAAAGCTATTGGAGTGATTCTATCGGGGGGAGACTCTGACGGCACAAAGGGACTGGAAATGATCAAAGATGCTGGCGGTATTACCTTTGCTCAGTGTGAAGCCTCGGCACAAGTCAGTAGTATGCCAAATACGGCTGTGGCTTCTGGTCATGTAGATTTTATCCTCACCCCGCAACAAATCGCTGAGGAGTTGGGAAAAATCAGCCGTCATCCCTACGTCAAACACCCTACCCCAATCCCACCAACAGAGGAGATACCAGAAAGCGGTAATGCGCTGGCGATAATCTTCCGGTTGTTGCGGGTGTCCACAGGTGTTGACTTTACCCATTATAAGCAGAATACTCTGAAACGGCGGCTTTCCAGGCGGATGATGTTGTACAAGCTGGAAAATTTGGAAGATTACGCTCGGTATCTCCAAAATAACCCGGCAGAAGTAACCGCGTTGTATCAGGATTTGCTAATTACTGTCACCAGTTTTTTCCGTGACCCTGAATCCTTTGCAGCCTTAAAAACCACAATTTTTCCGCTTATTGCCAAGGAACACCAGCCAGACTCGCCCATTCGCGTCTGGGTAGCTGGATGTTCCACTGGGGAAGAAGCCTACTCTATTGCTATTTGCTGGATGGAGTTTTTGGATGTTCAGAAAATCAATCTGCCCATCCAGATTTTTGCTACGGATATCAATGAGGTAGCAATTGAGAAAGCCAGAGGAGGGATTTACAAGCCCAACCAGGTAGCAGATATCTCTCCCGACCGTCTACAGCGATTTTTTGTGCAGGTAGATGGTAATTATCAGATTAGTAAGCCAGTGCGTGAACTGTGTGTTTTCGCTAGGCACAACCTGATTAATGATCCGCCATTTTCTCGACTGGATCTGATTACTTGCCGCAATGTATTAATTTACTTAAGCTCTCCTTTACAGAAAAAACTCCTGCCCATGTTCCACTATGGTCTCCAGCCAACAGGCTTTCTGATGTTAGGCACTTCGGAGACAGTGGGTGAGTTTTCTAACTTATTTACTTTAGTAGACAAAAAGTACAAGATTTATTCTCGAAAAATAGCACAGGCTCGGATCAGTATTGATCTGATGCCTAGTAATTATCCCCCAGACACTCTGAACCCTCTGCCCTCAATGCGAGAAGATACCTGGAATGGCCAAGAAATTTTGAAAGCAGCTGACAGGATTGTGTTGAATCAATATGCCCCAGTGGGGGTAATTATCAACAACGAACTGGAGATTTTGCAGTTTCGGGGACAGACTAGTTCCTATCTACAACCGCCACCTGGTAGACCCAGCTTTAACCTGCTGAAAATGGCTAAAGAAGAATTACGGATAGAACTACGCACCGCCGTCCACCAGGCTAAAAAGCAGAAGCTATCCGTGAGGAAGGAAGGCTTACAAATCAGAGAAGATCATCAAGTGAGGCTGGTGAAGATTGATGTGATTCC from Nostoc sp. UHCC 0870 includes these protein-coding regions:
- a CDS encoding nSTAND1 domain-containing NTPase, with product MEIWVKLEFGEGDFEGGFGKNQLEVTLANAQGQTTELEVYLPPDQEIPLLYQRWKQQYYSILNGYRGSFKSNQVTHISKTDCLNYAESLRHRLHEWLSPLHSKLIQILPSHPNLEISLVIHTEKITCLATKDILHRLPWQEWDLLSGNSACEAAVCFNTYSPTTRISEQSLNDGKIRRARIISIFGDSRNIDTIVDQKLLQHLHKRAAELIVLKEPNRSDFNALWEEAYDILFFAGHSATKSDGQTGVININADDSLSLEEIKKTLRSAISKGLKLAIFNSCDGLGLARQLADLNLPYIIVWREAVPDKSAQKFLQYFLSSFSQGESLFNSVRQARDKLKELADDKDIEKRLPGVSWLPIICQNTITPPPTWENLGGLTGELPECPYQGLSAFRQENADFFFGREKFITQLVEAVNNQPIVPVMGASGSGKSSVVFAGLLPHLQANGNVEIVSFRPGKYPFDALAIALSKYLHSQEQNLTDISTNIANRLAELELGINLRHDENLLYQFIENIIVSTKNKHFVLVADQFEEIYTLTETAESYSFLNALLLAVNYASQFTLVLTMRADFLGIALDYPPMAKVLQQYTPLLLTPMEKEELQDVIEKPALKMKVELEEGLTSNLINDVGNHPGRLPLLEFALTQLWLKQKNWYLTHQAYAEIGGLEEALAKHADQVFNSLSVQEKQQAEKVFIQLVRPGEGTEDTKRVATRHDVKPENWSLVKHLADKRLVVTEWDEIEQIETVEIVHEALIREWTTLRDWIEINREFRIWQEMIKPEVREWEKNNPNTDILLTGTRLAIASYWYQQKREQLTQLEQDFINASITRQQQEQRQHNHRQKLIMLGLSGGLVFTLILAGVAWWQSQNARWNEIKAISVSSKALLNSGEYFDAIIEGLKASKKIQQTIPNLTFDVFQDKSKLQKQVDVVLQEALYKVTKRNQLETHEDEVTDVSFSPDGKIIATASQDKTVKLWTVTGREIATLIGHTDLVRSVKFSPTGKTIATSSWDGNVKLWTIEGKLITTLLGNNIKVDSVSFSPDGKIITMGDAKGDIKLWNEEGKLIRTFKGHDQPILNLSFHPDGNILASASQDKTVKLWNLDGRELQTLNGHKDWVWSVTFSPDGQKIATASRDETAKIWSIKGNLLKTFNGHKNAVTSVSFSPDNTLIASSSADTTVKIWSESGEEIQTLQGHKDWVWSVNFSPDGKMMATASKDGTAKIWQIKKDKYQIHQAHKDAIYSLSFSPDGNKYATASKDKTVKIWEHSGKLLKPLQCENKEFTNVSFSPNGQIIAAATKDGHIILWNLLGNKINAFQGHDQKWIWQVSFSPDGNTIASAGHNGTIEIRNLNGRLIHTITAHKKGQDEDGEGVNSVTFSPDGKIIASAGWDKKVKLWTLDGKLLNTFAQHNDGVHSVSFSPDGKIIATASEDKTVKLWTLAGELITTLKGHNAGVFHVRFSPDGKTIATASLDYKVKLWSLDGKELETYQGHDDYVFSLDFHPDGKTLASVDKTGKLILWDLNLNTNQLLVDSCSWVSDYLQHNIKVNESDRNLCKRLPQ
- a CDS encoding CBS domain-containing protein, translating into MRAKQIMTQDVATIRGSATVAEAVRLLRLKGLRALIVEPRHSADAYGIVTVADIAGKVVAYGKDPEKIHVYEIMSKPCIVVDPDLDVEYVARLFSTTNIWCAPVIQGELMGVISVTDIVSKDDFMAKPKLVFLRKELHKAVSDARAISANYGSDSKRAIEAWDFVDEIEAEARYYGLPKSEKSTREIFAEKPQLVSI
- a CDS encoding ankyrin repeat domain-containing protein, producing MNQISNPNFSTATQQWLIANGYSIQDLNQPGENGDTALMKATREGVYTVVKELIDAGAEINAKNNDSNNALWFACFGNHYDLINLLLAAKIDINNQNDNGATVLMYAASSGKAEVVKLLLQYHPNLDLKNLDDYRAIDFASTTEVLRILKNASR
- a CDS encoding SagB family peptide dehydrogenase → MRQDNSSGKAYHEATKHSYLSVQLDPNYIDASTQPIAFKVYPKFYRRVKLNLNNKIHSFIWLTSAVTLEKVYNNVPYKLRVNPSAGALYPTEVYVQIRGVSDIVDGIYHVEVENNCLTLIYELIDDGLESYIIPNKSISGFIFFISSVYYRSSWKYKNRSIRYCLLDSGHHLGAIAASAYLHERDIQLIFDFDKLALNTALGFENKEFITACVVSGEAQDQKVRQLRLKVPFVCGTDYFEANQFIEDSYQTTACQTSHQQQLKQPQFDFEPDKFYETVWNRRSIRRFRKESILQEQYLYVLQKIEQSIPTENFEEVEIYSVVHRVEGMLPGLYKGANLIKAGNFSEQTGYLCINQAIAKDCGVIFFFVCEYTSYQTAMQIAGFLGQRIYLVSNYIGIQCSGIGAFYDNETQEFLETDKDVLYAMAIGI
- a CDS encoding hydrogenase maturation protease, producing MLTIIGCGNLNRRDDGIGVIIAQRLQKYLAENPHPDVQVYDCGTAGMEVMFQARGSKKLVIIDASSTGAEPGAVFQVPGEELAALPEPSYNLHDFRWDHALAIGRKIFQDDFPQEVTVYLIEAANLDFGLDLSPMVQNSADLVFEKIITIIRS